The Microterricola viridarii nucleotide sequence GCAGCGCGGCATCCCGATGACGGTGGCCGACGCTTTCATAGCCGACGACCGTGATCAGCGGGGCGCCCATCACGACGATCAGGCACCACGTCATCGGGACGCCGGCATCCGCCAGCCACACCGCGAGCAGGAGCGCACCCAGCCCGCCAAGAAGGAGCAGCGCGTGCAGCCAGTCGGCGACCCGCACCAGATAGGAGTACAGCGCGTAGATGAAGATGATGAACAGGCCGACCGGCAAGGCCAGGGCGAGCACAGTGCCGGTGGCGCCGAGCACGCTCTGCCCCTCGATGAAGCTGGCAGCCAAGTGCAGCCCGGTGCCGACGGCGACCAGTGCCGCGAAGATGAGCAGGTGGCCGTAGCCCCAGACAAAGGAGCGATCGCGCCTCACACTCAGAATCTCGGCGGACGGCAGGATGTAATACGTCCACCACAGCCCGAAGGTCAGGCCGATTCCGGCGACGGCGACGAGCACGGCATCCGGGCTCCAGCCCTGCCGATCCACAACGGCCGAGATCGACGCCACCGTGCCGATCACTCCCTCACCCAGGGTGATGATCACGAGCAGCGCGTAGCGCTCGACGATGTGCGCAACATGCCAGGGCGTTCCGCCCCTCATCCGCTCGGCGATCACCGGCCCGCTCATCTCGACCACGATGAGCACACTCCCCCAGATGAAGGTCTGCGCACCGGTCACCGGGGCGACCAGCAGCACCACCCAACCCGCTTGCGCGACAAGCAGCGTGACGACGTAGCTGAGGGCGGCCGGGCGGTGCACCGGGTCGGATGCCGCGGCGCGCAGCCATTGCGCGACCATGGCGATGCGCATCACGACGTAGCCCAACACCACGACTTCGTTGTCGATCGCGCCCTTCTGGTCGATGGAGGCGAACAGCTGCGGCAGGCCGA carries:
- a CDS encoding low temperature requirement protein A translates to MSQSPAPEPRIRPMRGRDPFEEHRASTPLELLFDLTFAVAFGVAGNQFAHLIAEGHLASGLAGFGFAMFAVVWAWINFSWFASAFDTDDWPYRVTTMVQMVGVIILALGLPQLFASIDQKGAIDNEVVVLGYVVMRIAMVAQWLRAAASDPVHRPAALSYVVTLLVAQAGWVVLLVAPVTGAQTFIWGSVLIVVEMSGPVIAERMRGGTPWHVAHIVERYALLVIITLGEGVIGTVASISAVVDRQGWSPDAVLVAVAGIGLTFGLWWTYYILPSAEILSVRRDRSFVWGYGHLLIFAALVAVGTGLHLAASFIEGQSVLGATGTVLALALPVGLFIIFIYALYSYLVRVADWLHALLLLGGLGALLLAVWLADAGVPMTWCLIVVMGAPLITVVGYESVGHRHRDAALRIAIGRAAGDATSAM